A region of Dermochelys coriacea isolate rDerCor1 chromosome 1, rDerCor1.pri.v4, whole genome shotgun sequence DNA encodes the following proteins:
- the LOC119842763 gene encoding olfactory receptor 52M1-like produces the protein MSDSNTTDFTNPSTFILLGIPGLEAAHVWISIPFCTMYVIAILGNFTILFIVKMERSLHEPMYYFLCMLAVTDLVLSTSILPKTLSIFWFNSREIDFGACLTQMYFLHCFLVMESGIFVAMAFDRYVAICDPLRHSTILTNPLVAKIGLAVALRGGMLVLPLILAARRWPYCRTNIIPHSYCEHMAVVKLACAEIYVSNYYSISVVFCVFGLDMIFIAVSYTQILKAIFSLPTKDARLKTSGTCSSHICAILAFYIPCLFSALMYRFGKNMALHFHVLIASVYLLVPPMLNPIIYGVRTKQIRNRLLWLFTHKGTESFLLVV, from the coding sequence ATGTCAGATTCCAACACAACTGacttcaccaacccctccaccttcatTCTGCTGGGTATTCCTGGCCTGGAGGCAGCCCATGTATGGATCTCCATTCCCTTTTGCACCATGTACGTCATAGCCATATTGGGGAACTTCACCATCCTCTTCATCGTGAAGATGGAGCGGAGCCTCCATGAAcccatgtactatttcctctgcatgctggcTGTCACCGACTTGGTCCTGTCTACGTCCATCCTGCCCAAAACGCTGAGCATCTTTTGGTTCAATTCCAGAGAGATCGATTTcggtgcctgcctcacccagatgtacTTCCTTCACTGCTTCTTAGTAATGGAGTCTGGGATCTTCGTGGCCATGGCTTTTGATCGTTATGTGGCCATCTGTGATCCGCTGAGACATTCCACCATCCTGACAAATCCCTTGGTGGCCAAGATCGGGCTGGCCGTGGCGCTGCGTGGTGGCATGCTCGTGCTCCCGTTAATTCTAGCGGCAAGGCGGTGGCCATATTGCAGAACCAACATCATACCCCACTCATACTGCGAGCACATGGCTGTGGTTAAGCTGGCCTGTGCAGAAATCTATGTCAGTAATTACTATAGCATCTCTGTGGTATTCTGTGTATTCGGACTGGATATGATATTTATTGCTGTATCCTACACCCAGATCCTCAAGGCCATCTTTAGCCTCCCCACAAAGGATGCCCGTCTCAAGACTTCtgggacctgcagctcccataTCTGTGCCATCTTAGCCTTCTACATCCCATGTCTCTTCTCTGCCCTCATGTACCGCTTTGGAAAGAATATGGCCCTCCATTTCCACGTTCTCATTGCCAGCGTTTACCTTCTGGTGCCCCCCATGCTAAACCCTATTATCTATGGGGTGAGGACCAAACAGATCCGGAACAGGCTGCTCTGGCTCTTTACTCATAAAGGGACCGAAAGTTTTCTCCTGGTGGTCTGA